Proteins encoded within one genomic window of Bacillus sp. F19:
- a CDS encoding anti-sigma factor, translating to MGRECENLLSFIADELDAKEKRKFAEHLQHCLECSKEYEQMTETWNSLHWDFEEKEVPASLKAEVMDFVFESEKKNVNKSIRAKLEEWGSFLQKQFTPITAVIVLVFLCLSIGLSISNGKLRNELVSEENLKSAPIEVLSTLSLQSANQANSDVRGHASILQQGEDKRLVVQVNNLPRLEGSEVYQVWLLKNGKRENAGIFKPDESGAGVLTYQLAQYPDFDQIGITVEPDQYSTQPRGKKIVGSS from the coding sequence ATGGGCAGAGAATGTGAAAACCTGCTTTCGTTTATAGCGGATGAGTTGGATGCAAAAGAAAAAAGAAAATTTGCAGAGCATTTACAGCATTGTCTTGAATGCTCAAAGGAGTATGAACAAATGACAGAAACCTGGAATTCATTACATTGGGACTTTGAAGAAAAAGAAGTACCTGCATCCTTAAAGGCGGAAGTAATGGATTTTGTGTTCGAGAGTGAGAAAAAGAATGTTAATAAGTCAATCCGAGCAAAGCTGGAAGAATGGGGCAGCTTTCTTCAAAAGCAGTTTACCCCCATAACTGCTGTTATCGTGCTAGTCTTTCTGTGCCTGTCAATCGGTCTGTCAATTTCAAATGGCAAATTGAGAAATGAACTTGTGAGTGAAGAAAACTTAAAATCCGCTCCAATTGAAGTTTTGTCAACACTTTCATTACAGAGCGCCAATCAAGCGAACAGCGACGTGAGGGGCCATGCATCTATTTTGCAGCAGGGCGAAGACAAGAGGCTGGTTGTACAAGTCAATAATTTGCCTAGGTTAGAAGGATCGGAAGTGTACCAGGTGTGGCTGTTAAAAAATGGAAAGCGGGAGAATGCCGGGATTTTCAAGCCGGATGAAAGCGGGGCAGGAGTGTTAACCTACCAGCTTGCACAATACCCCGATTTTGATCAAATCGGTATTACCGTCGAACCGGACCAATACAGCACCCAGCCAAGAGGAAAAAAGATTGTGGGATCGTCGTGA
- a CDS encoding YdiU family protein: MTNKKEIKTGWNFDNSYANLPKSFFTSVKLNSVSSPKLIILNDPLAASLGLNIQAIKSEDGVAALSGNQIPEGALPLAQAYAGHQFGHFTMLGDGRALLLGEQITPQSERVDIQLKGSGRTPYSRGGDGRASLGPMLREYIISEAMHALGIPTTRSLAVVTTGEPVIRETELPGAILTRVASSHLRFGTFQYIAKWGSVEELRALADYALKRHFPDVDEDESRYLSLLREVIKRHAMLISKWQLVGFIHGVMNTDNMTISGETIDYGPCAFMDAYDPETVFSSIDIQGRYAYGNQPYIAGWNLARFAETLLPLLHTDQEQAVQFAQDEISNFIEMYRRNWLAGMRGKLGLFNEEIQDEALINDLLNLMQKHRADYTNTFLALTFDKAEGTMLFGTEEFAEWHKLWQDRLGRQEEPKTNSQQLMRSSNPAVIPRNHRVEEALDAAVKQGDYSVMERLLGVLSSPYAHSPKQAEYCTLPPESSSPYKTFCGT; this comes from the coding sequence ATGACAAATAAAAAAGAAATAAAAACAGGATGGAACTTCGACAACAGCTACGCCAATCTGCCGAAATCTTTTTTTACCAGCGTAAAACTTAACTCTGTAAGTTCACCGAAGTTGATTATTCTTAATGACCCTTTGGCAGCATCCCTTGGGTTAAACATACAGGCGATAAAAAGCGAAGATGGAGTAGCGGCGCTTTCGGGCAACCAGATTCCTGAAGGTGCTTTGCCTCTAGCTCAAGCTTATGCAGGGCATCAATTCGGCCACTTTACCATGTTAGGGGACGGACGGGCCTTGCTGCTAGGTGAGCAAATTACTCCCCAAAGTGAGCGGGTTGATATTCAGTTAAAGGGTTCAGGCAGAACACCATATTCCCGCGGGGGCGATGGACGGGCTTCACTTGGACCTATGCTGCGCGAATACATCATAAGCGAAGCTATGCATGCGCTTGGTATTCCAACCACTCGCAGCCTGGCTGTGGTGACAACCGGTGAGCCGGTAATTCGCGAAACTGAGTTGCCGGGTGCGATTTTGACCCGTGTGGCTTCAAGTCACCTGCGCTTCGGAACTTTTCAATATATTGCAAAATGGGGATCAGTCGAGGAACTCCGGGCCCTTGCTGACTATGCACTTAAGCGTCATTTTCCAGACGTTGATGAGGATGAGAGCCGATATCTTTCTCTGCTTCGGGAAGTGATTAAGCGTCATGCCATGCTGATTTCCAAGTGGCAGCTGGTTGGCTTTATTCACGGAGTGATGAACACAGATAACATGACCATAAGCGGGGAAACCATTGATTATGGTCCTTGCGCATTCATGGATGCCTATGACCCGGAAACGGTATTCAGTTCCATTGACATTCAAGGCAGGTATGCCTATGGAAATCAGCCGTATATTGCCGGGTGGAATCTTGCTAGATTTGCGGAAACCTTATTGCCGCTGCTGCATACGGATCAGGAGCAGGCCGTCCAGTTTGCGCAGGACGAAATTTCAAATTTTATTGAGATGTACCGACGAAATTGGCTTGCGGGAATGAGAGGTAAACTGGGATTATTTAATGAAGAGATTCAGGATGAAGCCCTTATTAACGACCTGCTGAATCTGATGCAGAAGCATCGCGCTGACTATACCAATACATTCCTTGCATTAACTTTTGATAAAGCGGAGGGTACGATGCTGTTTGGCACTGAAGAATTTGCTGAGTGGCATAAGCTGTGGCAGGATAGACTGGGAAGGCAGGAGGAGCCGAAAACCAACTCGCAGCAATTAATGCGCAGCAGCAATCCTGCTGTAATCCCCCGCAACCATCGAGTAGAAGAGGCCTTAGATGCTGCTGTGAAACAAGGAGACTACAGTGTTATGGAGAGGCTTCTAGGTGTACTTTCCAGCCCGTACGCGCACTCTCCTAAACAGGCTGAATACTGCACACTGCCGCCGGAATCATCAAGTCCTTACAAAACTTTTTGCGGTACGTGA
- a CDS encoding VOC family protein, translated as MFPGTLYETHIQTINLETAIEFYKKLGLDLAHYIEERRAAFFWFDKNNKREQMLGVWEVSEEKFHKSHFAFKISYEDILHAREWLLAKGISPRPAFGHEPSEPMVHTWTPSANLYFYDPDGNSLEFLCLLPEKKNVERDVMYLSEWENIRSEE; from the coding sequence ATGTTTCCAGGAACTCTATATGAAACACATATTCAAACAATAAATTTAGAAACAGCAATAGAATTCTATAAAAAACTAGGGTTAGATCTAGCTCATTATATTGAAGAGCGCCGTGCAGCATTCTTTTGGTTTGATAAAAATAATAAGAGAGAACAAATGCTTGGCGTTTGGGAGGTTTCAGAAGAAAAATTTCATAAAAGCCACTTTGCATTTAAGATTAGCTATGAGGATATCCTTCATGCAAGAGAATGGCTTCTTGCAAAAGGTATAAGTCCAAGACCTGCTTTTGGGCATGAACCCTCTGAACCAATGGTTCATACTTGGACACCTTCTGCTAATCTCTATTTTTATGATCCAGACGGGAATTCTTTAGAATTTCTTTGTTTACTTCCCGAAAAGAAGAATGTGGAACGAGATGTCATGTATTTAAGTGAATGGGAAAACATCAGAAGTGAAGAATAG
- a CDS encoding PhzF family phenazine biosynthesis protein translates to MNSYFYIINAFTKEKFKGNPAAIVFLREKRTEQWMKSLAKELNQPVTAFISLKDGNNYHLRWFTPAKEIDLCGHGTLGAAHILWSEGFSSSESAINFYTQSGLLRTKLSEQRIILTFNIKESTQTEVTDKLKRAIDFPIKDAAWAEDRYILELENQVMVHDVKPNLKAIREIEGPGIIITSRGSDKYDFVSRYFAPKIGINEDYVTGSAHCALVSYWSNLLNKTNMTAYQDSERGGEIKLKIKGVKVELVGDCVTLMKGILYN, encoded by the coding sequence TTGAATAGCTATTTTTATATTATTAATGCTTTTACTAAAGAAAAATTTAAAGGGAATCCTGCAGCAATCGTTTTCTTGAGAGAGAAAAGGACAGAACAATGGATGAAGTCCTTAGCCAAAGAACTTAATCAGCCAGTCACAGCTTTTATTTCGTTAAAAGATGGAAATAACTATCACCTAAGATGGTTCACACCTGCTAAAGAGATTGATTTATGCGGTCATGGTACATTGGGAGCTGCTCATATTCTGTGGAGCGAGGGTTTTTCTTCATCAGAGTCCGCAATTAACTTTTATACTCAATCAGGACTCCTTAGAACTAAGCTATCAGAACAACGAATCATTCTGACATTTAATATAAAAGAATCAACTCAAACAGAGGTTACTGACAAATTAAAACGTGCTATTGATTTTCCTATTAAAGATGCTGCTTGGGCAGAGGATCGGTACATATTAGAGTTGGAAAATCAGGTGATGGTTCATGACGTAAAGCCTAATTTGAAAGCAATTAGAGAAATAGAAGGTCCGGGTATAATTATTACTAGCCGCGGATCAGATAAATATGACTTTGTATCAAGGTATTTTGCTCCAAAGATAGGAATTAACGAAGATTACGTAACAGGTTCAGCACACTGTGCATTAGTTTCATATTGGAGTAATCTCTTAAATAAAACAAATATGACAGCATATCAAGATTCAGAGCGCGGGGGTGAAATAAAACTGAAAATAAAAGGAGTTAAAGTTGAGTTAGTTGGAGACTGTGTAACATTAATGAAAGGAATTCTTTATAATTAA
- a CDS encoding VOC family protein, with amino-acid sequence MNNPILNQIGAVFIPVSNIEQARDWYCDILGLQADGDIQFGHIYVLPMNGTGIVLDSKIYSKHNIIKTPLFHFNTENIEEAYMFMKKKKIDVMTEIEHNHYFNFKDPDGNHLMICKC; translated from the coding sequence TTGAATAACCCTATTTTAAATCAAATCGGAGCAGTCTTTATTCCAGTGAGCAACATAGAACAAGCAAGAGATTGGTATTGTGACATTTTAGGTTTACAAGCAGATGGAGACATTCAATTTGGTCATATTTATGTCTTACCTATGAATGGTACGGGAATTGTATTAGACAGCAAGATTTATTCAAAACATAACATAATAAAAACCCCCTTATTCCATTTCAATACAGAAAATATTGAAGAAGCTTATATGTTTATGAAGAAAAAGAAGATTGATGTGATGACTGAAATTGAACATAATCATTATTTTAATTTTAAAGACCCTGATGGAAATCATCTGATGATTTGTAAGTGTTAA
- a CDS encoding ROK family protein: protein MNYIACFDIGGTYIKYGLIDSTGHLLQKNKVETPKGNVQKHLLEILCEKINELKKIFPISGIGISSCGLIDSEKGEILFSNNLKSYTGMKLAELLSNITTLPVKVENDVKSACLGEMWKGAIRGRENVVFLTLGTGIGSAIVINGNLVNGSAKLAGELGHTVIVHNGRSCSCGRKGCYERYASTSAFVKDYLEENKSKEVKKNISGEEIIQLAMNDDPAAFSVYSRFVHFISIGLANITHLLNPEAIIIGGGITEKADRLIIDINKDLKKEVMEFYEHDSLVIPSMLGNDAGLYGACYNMIKKLNLVYKY from the coding sequence TTGAACTATATTGCCTGTTTTGATATCGGGGGAACATATATTAAATACGGACTAATAGATAGTACTGGCCATTTGCTGCAAAAGAACAAGGTAGAAACACCAAAAGGAAATGTTCAAAAACACTTACTTGAAATATTATGCGAAAAGATCAATGAACTAAAAAAAATTTTTCCTATATCCGGTATAGGTATTTCTTCTTGTGGGCTAATTGACAGCGAGAAGGGTGAAATCTTATTTTCTAATAACCTTAAAAGTTATACAGGGATGAAACTTGCTGAACTTTTATCCAATATAACCACTTTGCCGGTAAAAGTCGAAAATGATGTAAAAAGTGCATGTCTTGGTGAAATGTGGAAGGGTGCAATCCGCGGAAGGGAAAATGTCGTTTTTTTAACATTAGGAACAGGAATCGGCAGCGCGATTGTAATAAATGGAAATTTGGTTAACGGTTCAGCCAAATTAGCCGGAGAGTTAGGCCACACTGTAATTGTCCATAATGGAAGGTCCTGCAGCTGCGGAAGAAAAGGATGTTATGAAAGATATGCATCTACCTCAGCTTTCGTCAAAGACTATCTAGAAGAAAATAAGAGTAAAGAGGTAAAAAAGAACATATCAGGGGAAGAAATTATTCAGCTGGCTATGAATGATGATCCTGCAGCTTTTTCCGTTTACAGCCGATTTGTTCACTTTATTAGCATAGGCCTTGCAAACATCACTCACCTGCTTAATCCAGAAGCCATTATTATTGGCGGCGGAATAACAGAAAAAGCTGACCGTTTAATAATAGATATTAATAAAGATTTAAAAAAGGAAGTAATGGAGTTCTACGAACATGATTCGTTAGTTATTCCATCTATGCTGGGAAATGATGCTGGTTTATATGGTGCATGCTACAATATGATTAAAAAGCTAAACTTGGTGTATAAATATTAA
- a CDS encoding topology modulation protein — MNRIMVMGVSAGVGKSTFARKLGELLEISVYHLDALYWKPEWAEASLEEFAADQQKIVSLDQWIIEGNYSNTYDIRVRNADTIIYLELPLIVCLYRVFKRWIQNIGKTRPDMGEGCMEKLDFQFLKFICTTYYPRKKKMETRLQAFKGTGSQKNIIMLKNKKEIHSYLKTLSH; from the coding sequence ATGAACCGAATTATGGTGATGGGAGTATCAGCAGGGGTTGGGAAGTCTACATTTGCACGAAAGTTAGGAGAATTACTGGAGATCTCTGTCTATCATCTTGATGCTTTATACTGGAAACCAGAATGGGCAGAAGCTTCATTAGAAGAGTTTGCAGCTGATCAGCAAAAAATTGTCTCTCTAGATCAATGGATTATAGAGGGCAATTATAGTAATACATATGACATTCGAGTGCGGAATGCAGATACGATTATCTATCTGGAGCTTCCTTTAATTGTATGTTTGTATCGAGTTTTCAAGCGCTGGATTCAAAACATTGGGAAAACGAGACCTGACATGGGAGAGGGGTGTATGGAAAAATTAGACTTCCAATTTCTTAAGTTCATCTGTACCACTTACTATCCCCGAAAGAAAAAGATGGAAACCAGGCTTCAAGCTTTCAAAGGAACGGGTTCTCAAAAAAACATTATCATGCTGAAGAATAAGAAAGAGATCCACTCTTATTTAAAAACTTTATCGCATTGA
- a CDS encoding substrate-binding domain-containing protein — MNKTVFIAGLLIMLVLLGFSEAADSRQAQTSRNNDEVVNVYGPGGPLGPMKELAERFTEETGIKVNVTAGPEAKWIEQAKLDADIIYGGSEYMLRDLMLKYPGMIDEKTRIELYPRAAGILVRKGNPKNIRSLEDLTKNGVKIIDVNGAGQLGLWEDLAGRKGLIPGIDRNIAISVKSSAEAIEHWKANSKYDAWITYESWHYRLKDETDLVQLPEEEKLYRGTPISMTNDSNNKIKAKMFIDYLKTEVSHQVFQKWGWK, encoded by the coding sequence ATGAACAAAACCGTTTTTATTGCTGGATTATTAATAATGCTAGTGCTGCTCGGGTTTTCGGAAGCTGCTGATTCAAGACAGGCGCAGACCAGCCGAAATAATGATGAAGTTGTAAACGTTTACGGACCAGGAGGACCTCTCGGGCCAATGAAAGAGCTGGCGGAACGGTTTACAGAGGAAACGGGAATAAAAGTGAATGTAACTGCTGGTCCAGAAGCAAAATGGATCGAACAAGCCAAACTGGATGCCGACATTATTTATGGAGGCTCCGAATATATGCTTCGTGACCTTATGCTCAAATATCCCGGAATGATTGATGAAAAAACACGTATAGAGCTGTATCCGAGAGCAGCAGGCATTTTAGTCAGAAAGGGAAACCCAAAGAACATTCGATCGTTGGAGGATTTAACGAAAAATGGCGTTAAAATCATTGATGTCAATGGTGCAGGCCAGCTTGGACTGTGGGAGGATTTGGCGGGAAGAAAAGGGCTTATTCCAGGAATTGACCGCAATATTGCCATTTCAGTAAAATCAAGCGCGGAAGCCATTGAGCACTGGAAAGCTAATTCCAAATATGATGCTTGGATTACATATGAGTCTTGGCATTATCGGTTAAAAGACGAGACAGATTTGGTTCAGCTCCCTGAAGAAGAAAAACTGTATAGGGGAACACCTATTAGTATGACGAATGATTCGAACAATAAGATAAAAGCAAAAATGTTTATCGACTACTTAAAAACAGAAGTTTCACACCAAGTTTTTCAAAAATGGGGATGGAAATGA
- a CDS encoding streptogramin B lyase Vgb(B), whose protein sequence is MKFDFREFNLSIPDSGPYGIDSTQDGKIWFTQHKANKISCLDLSGEVKEYKVPTPDAKVMCLTVSSMGDIWFTENGANKIGRLTTSGMFIEYPLPQSDSAPYGITEGSNGDIWFTQMSGNRIGKLTTEGDIHEYDLPNKGSFPSYITLGSDNALWFTENQNNAIGRITDTGELTEYPLPTQEAGPVGITSGNDGALWFVEIMGNKIGRITTSGVISEYDIPTPNARPHAIIKGKDCEIWFTEWGANKIGRITSDQTIHEYQIQTENAEPHGIAFGEDGSVWVALECNKIGKLNLSE, encoded by the coding sequence ATGAAATTTGATTTTAGAGAATTTAATTTATCAATTCCCGACTCAGGTCCGTACGGTATAGATTCAACACAAGACGGAAAGATATGGTTTACACAACATAAAGCAAACAAAATCAGCTGTCTAGATCTAAGTGGTGAGGTAAAAGAGTATAAAGTTCCTACACCTGATGCTAAAGTTATGTGTTTAACTGTATCTTCCATGGGCGACATATGGTTTACAGAGAATGGAGCCAATAAAATAGGAAGGCTTACAACATCAGGTATGTTTATTGAATATCCACTACCACAGTCGGATTCAGCTCCTTATGGAATAACTGAAGGCTCAAATGGTGATATTTGGTTTACCCAAATGAGTGGGAATCGTATTGGCAAATTGACCACTGAAGGTGATATCCATGAATATGATCTTCCAAATAAGGGTTCCTTTCCTTCTTATATTACTTTAGGTTCAGATAACGCACTATGGTTCACAGAAAACCAAAATAATGCTATTGGAAGAATAACAGATACTGGAGAGTTAACTGAATACCCTCTGCCTACACAAGAAGCAGGGCCAGTGGGTATTACTAGTGGTAACGATGGTGCACTCTGGTTTGTCGAAATTATGGGCAACAAAATAGGTCGCATCACTACTTCTGGGGTGATTAGCGAATATGATATTCCAACTCCAAACGCACGCCCACACGCAATTATTAAGGGAAAAGATTGCGAAATATGGTTCACTGAATGGGGTGCAAATAAAATTGGCAGGATTACAAGTGATCAAACGATTCATGAATATCAAATTCAAACAGAAAATGCTGAGCCGCATGGTATTGCATTTGGGGAAGATGGTTCCGTATGGGTTGCGTTAGAATGCAACAAAATTGGTAAACTGAATTTAAGTGAATGA
- a CDS encoding sigma-70 family RNA polymerase sigma factor, with translation MKNKRDDELMRLVKKKHRPALEELYDRYIKLVYSFGFKFTNGNEDKTKEIVQLVFLKLWTTKSSYDPLKGSFTNWLLTVTRNVCVDYIRKDSIHAQNTRQMDPSWSIEIADPNNEIEKRLIFSEVAKAKSKLNMSQKRLIDLLYWKGYSLTEIAKIENEPVGTVKSRLHQSLKQLKKHLEMGDL, from the coding sequence TTGAAGAACAAACGTGATGACGAATTAATGAGATTAGTGAAAAAAAAGCATCGTCCTGCTCTAGAAGAACTTTATGATCGCTACATTAAATTAGTCTATAGCTTTGGATTTAAATTTACAAACGGCAATGAAGATAAAACGAAAGAAATTGTCCAGTTAGTATTTTTAAAGCTTTGGACGACAAAAAGCAGCTATGACCCATTAAAAGGCAGTTTTACGAATTGGCTTCTTACGGTTACCCGTAATGTTTGCGTTGATTATATCCGGAAAGACAGTATTCATGCCCAAAACACCCGACAAATGGATCCAAGTTGGTCAATTGAAATAGCAGATCCGAACAATGAAATTGAGAAAAGGCTGATTTTCAGTGAAGTGGCCAAGGCAAAAAGCAAATTAAATATGTCGCAAAAAAGATTGATCGATTTACTTTACTGGAAAGGCTATTCTCTAACAGAAATTGCTAAGATCGAAAACGAACCGGTAGGAACCGTTAAGAGCAGGCTTCATCAATCTCTCAAACAATTAAAGAAGCATTTGGAAATGGGGGATTTGTAA
- a CDS encoding FadR family transcriptional regulator, producing MKHNKRTYEIIVEQLREFFLNGDLKPGDKLPSERQLASKFNVSRTSIREALRMLELRGAIDIRRGGGSYIKSTEFPPSTEELSSVITKAESHLVYEMLELRRALEAESAYLAAQRANSADLEIIRKALDKMAASKNDVESGLESDLNFHLSIVRATHNSLFIELIQTMSEHMEDTIRTTRRHRLADSARAQDTLDEHKRIYLAIASGNAVQARNLVEEHIARIRSELSETLLSELGESI from the coding sequence TTGAAGCATAATAAACGAACGTATGAAATCATTGTGGAACAGCTCAGAGAATTTTTTCTGAACGGTGACTTAAAGCCAGGAGATAAACTCCCTTCTGAGCGTCAACTCGCAAGCAAGTTTAACGTTAGTCGCACATCAATTAGAGAAGCTCTGCGGATGCTTGAGCTGCGCGGAGCGATCGACATTCGCAGAGGCGGCGGAAGCTATATCAAATCAACAGAATTTCCCCCTTCAACAGAGGAATTATCTTCTGTCATCACTAAAGCTGAAAGCCATCTGGTCTATGAAATGCTCGAGCTTCGCCGTGCCCTCGAAGCAGAATCTGCCTATTTGGCAGCTCAAAGAGCGAATTCTGCGGACTTAGAAATAATCCGAAAAGCGCTAGATAAAATGGCAGCTTCAAAAAATGACGTGGAATCGGGACTTGAATCAGATCTCAACTTTCATTTATCGATTGTAAGAGCTACACACAACTCCTTATTTATTGAACTGATTCAAACCATGAGTGAGCACATGGAAGATACTATCCGCACAACCCGCAGACACCGCCTGGCTGACTCAGCACGTGCTCAGGACACACTGGATGAACACAAAAGAATCTATTTGGCCATTGCTTCCGGGAATGCCGTTCAGGCCAGAAATCTTGTTGAAGAGCACATTGCCCGGATTAGAAGTGAATTGAGTGAGACATTATTATCGGAATTAGGTGAATCGATATGA
- a CDS encoding sensor histidine kinase, with product MEKIDSISMREHFASFYIYSISFLGLIAVITSIFMSEKTSDPIILFLLAVFMGIIEYFPIRIGRGGITLSLTLIYPMNWEFGIHITVIACVCAMVFTHTLRRLPMQRTLFNSTQLALSIILAEWLSNQCISFFITDMNLSVLYEELISLLLFTVFFCSINTLSYDLLMVLLPQPYTREQWHKKNILVFLSASFCLFYAYLIYILEHRYRGEMDGVTVLFFFFPLVAICIISSFSRQIRIEKERLYNLFSITTELSHGLSAGNLHQMKQSLKGFLGIQAYALWVKDEGNWQLLLKDGKVHSNISSSFDLQNFEEIAQTFVVTDWKTGMAPGDEVFEDVIRSLVYLPLKVNHELVGMFVAGKSRGASFITEDIQSLATFANHLGSLLKTRSLVSEQEKRIILEERNRLAREIHDGIAQVLAGVIFHLESAQKQSKDQSGNMEQVVDKSIKKLRKSLGEVRYSIYALKPYPTQRLGLKQAVANKIQSIKQEYDLAIKYHERGRSRTLSFTKERAIFDTLQESLQNIIKHAKADEVDILLSYQREHVLLKVKDNGIGFSLFESMIKTKHEPHYGILQMNEQAEQLGATLQIDSSAGKGTEITLLIPDSEKRE from the coding sequence TTGGAAAAGATAGATTCTATTTCTATGAGAGAACATTTTGCAAGTTTTTATATTTATTCTATTTCTTTTCTCGGTTTAATAGCTGTTATCACCTCCATATTTATGAGTGAAAAGACTTCTGACCCCATAATCCTTTTCCTATTGGCTGTGTTTATGGGGATTATTGAGTATTTTCCTATCCGAATTGGGAGAGGAGGAATCACGCTCAGCCTTACGCTCATTTATCCAATGAATTGGGAGTTTGGGATACATATAACTGTCATTGCTTGTGTGTGTGCAATGGTATTTACTCATACCCTTCGCCGTTTGCCCATGCAAAGAACACTATTTAATAGTACTCAATTAGCTCTAAGTATCATTCTAGCAGAGTGGTTGTCCAACCAATGTATTTCTTTTTTTATTACGGATATGAACCTGTCTGTTTTATATGAAGAATTAATAAGCTTGCTTTTATTTACCGTATTCTTTTGCTCTATCAACACCCTTTCTTACGATCTTTTAATGGTGCTTCTTCCTCAGCCATACACGCGAGAACAATGGCACAAGAAAAATATTTTAGTATTTTTGAGTGCAAGTTTTTGTTTATTCTACGCCTATCTTATATATATCTTAGAACATCGATATCGCGGAGAGATGGATGGAGTTACTGTTCTGTTCTTCTTTTTCCCGCTTGTAGCCATTTGCATCATTAGTTCTTTCTCCCGGCAAATACGGATTGAAAAAGAACGATTATATAATCTTTTTTCTATTACGACGGAGTTGAGCCATGGGCTGTCTGCCGGAAACTTACATCAGATGAAACAATCACTTAAAGGATTCTTGGGAATACAAGCATATGCTTTATGGGTAAAAGATGAAGGGAACTGGCAGCTTCTATTAAAGGATGGAAAAGTACATTCCAATATTTCAAGTTCGTTTGATCTGCAGAATTTTGAGGAGATAGCTCAAACCTTTGTTGTTACTGATTGGAAAACGGGTATGGCTCCAGGAGATGAAGTATTTGAAGATGTCATACGCTCCCTCGTCTACTTACCTCTAAAAGTCAATCATGAGTTGGTTGGAATGTTTGTTGCAGGCAAAAGCAGGGGGGCGAGTTTTATTACCGAAGATATACAGTCTTTAGCTACGTTTGCCAATCATTTGGGCAGCTTGCTTAAAACACGGTCGCTCGTCTCCGAACAGGAAAAACGAATTATTCTGGAAGAAAGAAATCGATTAGCCCGTGAAATCCACGATGGAATCGCACAAGTATTAGCCGGGGTCATATTTCATCTGGAATCAGCTCAGAAACAGTCCAAAGATCAATCAGGAAACATGGAGCAAGTGGTAGACAAAAGCATAAAAAAATTACGGAAGAGTTTAGGGGAAGTTCGTTATTCTATCTATGCTTTAAAGCCATATCCTACTCAAAGGCTAGGGCTAAAACAAGCAGTAGCAAATAAAATACAATCTATAAAACAAGAATATGATCTAGCGATTAAATATCATGAAAGGGGCCGTTCTCGAACACTCAGTTTTACAAAAGAACGAGCCATCTTCGATACTTTACAGGAAAGCTTGCAGAATATTATAAAGCATGCAAAAGCTGACGAAGTTGACATTCTCCTAAGCTATCAACGTGAACATGTACTTTTAAAGGTGAAGGACAACGGGATTGGCTTTTCCCTTTTTGAATCTATGATTAAAACGAAGCATGAGCCCCATTATGGCATCTTGCAAATGAATGAACAAGCTGAACAGCTGGGTGCAACCCTTCAGATTGATAGTTCAGCAGGAAAAGGTACAGAAATAACATTGTTAATTCCAGATTCGGAAAAGAGGGAATAG